Proteins from a single region of Primulina tabacum isolate GXHZ01 chromosome 5, ASM2559414v2, whole genome shotgun sequence:
- the LOC142545466 gene encoding uncharacterized protein LOC142545466 produces MDDENPSSRNLDLNLGPLDNSSYDSAPGSGSYPYVSMNLEDWLDGPVHRVRGAVRQRSQRWRSLWRQVPIPPETRNLALELSGGIEQHTGEGSVAADERSIGPAKVSENGIDCLEDGGLSKEGCGKNDGDDGSFFDCNICLDLAKDPVVTCCGHLFCWPCLYRWLHHHSDAKECPVCKGEVTVKNLTPIYGRGNCIRETSVDSSLKIPLRPQARRVESWRQAIQRTAFTIPMEEMIRRLGSTFDLSREFSQVQPRNIDDPHDSPERSNSLLNRILTSRGMRREQTPVPVLPSDDLIDLRESSPTDYEVRDSHRLSSFLLRRSNSHPAAALLNLTSVINSAESLAAERLVESYFHDHPVDINQELLPPADDRDSLSSIAAVIHSESQTVDNAIEIDSTVSLSTSSSRRRNNSSRISDVDTGDSRAPRRRRLN; encoded by the coding sequence ATGGATGATGAGAATCCAAGTTCAAGAAATCTTGATCTCAATTTGGGGCCTCTTGATAATTCAAGTTATGATAGTGCACCTGGATCAGGATCTTATCCATATGTTTCTATGAACTTGGAGGATTGGTTAGATGGTCCTGTTCATAGGGTAAGGGGTGCAGTTAGGCAAAGGAGTCAAAGGTGGCGGTCCTTGTGGAGGCAAGTTCCTATTCCGcctgaaactaggaatcttgcCCTCGAATTAAGTGGGGGGATTGAACAGCATACTGGTGAGGGTAGTGTCGCAGCAGATGAAAGGTCTATTGGGCCTGCCAAAGTGTCTGAGAATGGCATTGATTGTTTGGAAGATGGAGGTCTGAGTAAGGAAGGTTGTGGGAAAAATGATGGTGATGACGGAAGCTTTTTCGATTGCAATATATGTTTGGATTTGGCGAAGGACCCTGTAGTTACTTGCTGCGGTCACTTATTTTGCTGGCCTTGTCTATACCGATGGCTACATCACCATTCAGATGCAAAGGAATGTCCTGTTTGCAAGGGAGAGGTGACGGTTAAAAATCTGACTCCAATATATGGCCGGGGAAATTGCATAAGGGAGACAAGTGTGGATTCTAGCCTGAAGATTCCTCTCCGGCCCCAAGCACGGCGGGTTGAGAGCTGGAGGCAAGCTATTCAGAGGACAGCATTCACTATCCCGATGGAGGAAATGATTCGACGACTTGGAAGTACATTCGATCTTAGTCGGGAATTTTCCCAAGTGCAGCCACGAAATATTGATGATCCTCACGACTCACCTGAGAGAAGTAACTCGTTACTTAACCGAATTCTAACTTCAAGAGGAATGCGAAGGGAACAAACTCCTGTCCCTGTTCTTCCATCTGACGACTTAATTGACTTGAGGGAAAGCAGTCCAACTGATTATGAGGTGAGGGATAGTCACCGGCTTTCATCATTTTTACTTCGTAGGTCAAATTCACATCCAGCTGCTGCATTGTTGAATCTTACATCTGTAATAAACTCAGCTGAGAGTCTGGCTGCTGAGAGGTTAGTAGAATCTTACTTTCACGACCATCCGGTAGACATAAATCAAGAGCTGCTTCCACCTGCTGATGATAGGGATTCATTATCGAGCATTGCCGCTGTTATACACTCTGAGAGTCAGACGGTTGATAATGCTATTGAAATTGACTCCACGGTATCCCTCTCTACATCGTCTTCAAGAAGAAGAAACAATTCTTCAAGGATTTCTGACGTGGATACCGGAGATTCCCGTGCACCTCGGAGGAGGAGACTAAATTGA